The genomic window CGGCAAGGCTGATTCTCTTCAAAATAGATTGCATACAGCTTATTGTAGATGTCAAAATCTTTTTTCATATCCGTAAGAAAAACAGTTACATCAAGAAGCTTGTTCCAATCACTTCCGGATTCCTCCAAAACAGTTTTTACATTTTTAAAAACAGAGTGGCATTGCGCCTCCATATCGTACTTTAATAAGTTTCCGTTTTCATCATATACATTTCCAGGAATATGGTCAGTGGTGGCATCTCTTGGTCCAATACCGGAAAGAAATAATAAATTTCCTGATCGGCGGGAATGCGGGTATAAGCCAACAGGTTTCGGAGCTTTACCGGTAGTAAATTTATCTTCCATCAGTTGCACTTCATTTTTAAGATCAATTAAGCCGATTGTTTGCGCAGAATTTACAACTTCAGGATACTGTACTTACCCATAATACCGGATGTAGGCTTTGTAACTTTTGTTGTTTCTATTACTCGGTTTTTCCCTCCCAATGGTTAAATCCATATTTCAGGTTATAAACCTTTTGAAAGCCTTCCTGCATCATAACTTTTGCCGCTTTTGCGGAGCGGCCGTGTGACGCACAATAAACCACATAGGTTTTATTTTTATCACAGGAAGCCAGCTGTTCCTTAAAGTTTTCATCGTACATATTCAACAATTTGGCATGCAGAATATGCCCTTGCTGGTATTCATCCGGTGTACGGACGTCCAATATAATAACATTGGTGTCGTTCAATTCTTTTGAGAGTTCCTCTTCAGAAATCATATGAACATCAGCAGATTTGCTGACACATGCAGCACAAAAAACAGAAACTAAAAATAGGAGCGTAAAAAACTGACTCATCGGGTTAGGTACGGGCAAACAAAATTAAAGTTTCAGGCAGATATTTTTAGCTTCCGTAAAAAAGCGCATGGCTTCATTACCTCCCTCGCGACCGGCTCCGGAGTTTTTCATTCCTCCGAATGGAGTCCGTAAATCGCGCAGCAGCCAGCAGTTTATCCAGATAATTCCACTCTGGACCATGGCACTTACCCTGTGCGCACAAGCCAAATTTTCCGTCCAGATAGAAGCTGCCAAACCGTATTCTGTACTGTTAGCAAGGTT from Chitinophagales bacterium includes these protein-coding regions:
- a CDS encoding RidA family protein, whose product is MEDKFTTGKAPKPVGLYPHSRRSGNLLFLSGIGPRDATTDHIPGNVYDENGNLLKYDMEAQCHSVFKNVKTVLEESGSDWNKLLDVTVFLTDMKKDFDIYNKLYAIYFEENQPCRTTVEIKSLPTPIAIELKCIATIDR
- a CDS encoding rhodanese-like domain-containing protein; the encoded protein is MSQFFTLLFLVSVFCAACVSKSADVHMISEEELSKELNDTNVIILDVRTPDEYQQGHILHAKLLNMYDENFKEQLASCDKNKTYVVYCASHGRSAKAAKVMMQEGFQKVYNLKYGFNHWEGKTE